In a single window of the Platichthys flesus chromosome 5, fPlaFle2.1, whole genome shotgun sequence genome:
- the LOC133954063 gene encoding B-cell receptor CD22-like, with translation MLVSQNGWGVSYTSTEICAFRGSTVDINCSYTYTSILNLRDTTVQETFWFNKESNGIHVDLRTDPEYSGRVENLCGNNKCTLRISNLRERDSAVYKFMFTTNQPTGSFTGSAGVTLSVTDPQLQVHVRRSTANPSSTWTELTCHSRCQLPDHLSYVWYNNNKPVGRKKYFHLRHFNAEDRYHCAIEGQERFTSPTLYAPKPPSVSVSPSGEIMEGSSVTLTCSSDANPAANYTWYKRSGDKKVECLSEETQFVLCSIRSSDSGEYFCTAENELGRSSANISITVTYAPKPPSVSVSPSGEIMEGSSVTLTCSSDANPAANYTWYKEDEDSPTASGQIFTITDITAEHGGKYQCEAQNTHGRSKATLHLTVGAGKSLIIMNIIRLTLVVVLVPVLVWTLWTRMKKTLSLKSEVNEAVEMIESHNCPEYENVAAAAQTEDTEEQEDLV, from the exons TGGTGAGTCAGAATGGCTGGGGTGTGAGTTACACTTCTACTGAGATCTGTGCCTTCAGAGGATCAACAGTGGACATTAACTGTTCCTACACATACACATCCATTTTGAATCTCCGTGATACTACAGTTCAGGAAACGTTCTGGTTCAATAAAGAGAGTAATGGGATTCACGTTGATCTAAGGACTGATCCGGAGTATTCAGGTCGTGTGGAGAatctctgtggaaacaacaaGTGCACTCTGAGAATCTctaacctgagagagagagactcagctGTGTACAAGTTCATGTTCACAACAAACCAACCTACTGGGAGTTTTACTGGTTCAGCTggagtcactctgtctgtcacag aCCCTCAGCTCCAGGTACATGTGAGGAGATCAACAGCCAATCCATCTTCTACCTGGACAGAGCTGACCTGTCACAGCAGGTGTCAGCTCCCTGATCATCTTTCCTACGTTTggtacaataacaataaacctGTTGGacgaaaaaaatactttcacctCCGACACTTTAATGCTGAAGACAGATATCACTGTGCTATAGAAGGACAGGAGCGTTTCACTTCTCCTACATTGT ACGCTCCaaagcctccctctgtgtcagtgagtccctctggtgagatcatggagggcagctcagtgactctgacctgcagcagtgatgctaacCCAGCAGCTAACTACACCTGGTACAAAAGAAGTGGAGATAAAAAAGTTGAATGTCTCAGTGAAGAGACACaatttgtcctctgctccaTCAGGTCGTCAGACTCTGGAGAGTATTTCTGCACAGCTGAGAATGAGCTGGGAAGGAGTTCAGCAAACATCTCTAttactgtgacat ACGCTCCaaagcctccctctgtgtcagtgagtccctctggtgagatcatggagggcagctcggtgactctgacctgcagcagtgatgctaacCCAGCAGCTAACTACACCTGGTacaaggaggacgaggactcACCAACAGCATCAGGACAAATCTTCACCATCACTGATATCACAGCTGAACATGGTGGAAAGTATCAGTGTGAGGCCCAGAACACACACGGACGTAGTAAGGCCACCTTACATCTGACTGTTGGAGCAG GGAAGTCACTGATAATCATGAATATCATCAGGCTGACTCTGGTGGTCGTGCTGGTTCCAGTGCttgtctggactctgtggacgAG GATGAAGAAAACTCTGAGCTTGAAATCAGAAGTGAATGAAGCTGTGGAGATGATAGAG TCACACAACTGTCCTGAGTATGAGAAcgttgctgctgcagcacagacagaagacacagaggagcaggaagaccTGGTGTGA